ACCATGTGACATCCCTTCTTAGTTTGGCAAAAAACAGCCTGTTCTTtcgtaattatttttaattattttcatgaattaaaaccaaattaatttaaattaaaattaattttcatccaCCTAATcatatgaatttgaattttcatacgTCCACCGTTAAATTTTGAGCAAAATATACTCGGTTTCTCGAATTTGatcataaaatttcaaacccaTAAGCTATCATTGTTTACTCCCGTGGGTCGGAGggtaaattttgaattttcatacgTCCACTGTTAAATTTTGAGTAAAATATACTTGGTTTATCGAATTTGatccataaaatttcaaacccaGAAGCTGCCATTCTTTACTCCCGTGGGTCGGAGggtgaattttgaattttcatacgTCCACCGTTAAATTTTGGGCAAAGTATACTTGGTTTATCGAATTTGatccataaaatttcaaacccaGAAGCTGCCATTGTTTACTCCCGTGGGTCGGAGggtgaattttgaattttcatacgTCCACCGTTAAATTTTAGGCAAAATATACTCGGTTTCTCGAATTTGatccataaaatttcaaacccaGAAGATATCATTGTTTACTCTCCACAAGTTCGAggatgaatttgaattttcatccatCTACTGTTAAATTTTAAGCAAAATACATACTTAGTTTCTCGGATTTGATTCATGACCTTTCAAACTCGAAAGTTGTCGTTGTTTACTCCCGCAAGTCAGAGAACGGTGGAGATGAAGGAGGACACTAAACGGAACCTATCACCAGCAAATGTCCCATACATCTCGAGAGATAGAGAAGGAGGAGAACACTAAGCGGGACCTATCACCAGCGAATATCCCATACATCTCGACGAGAGGCCTATCGAGAAAAACCTCCTCCCATAAatgaacacacacacacacaaaaccCAATACATTTCAACACAAAAAgccaagaaaaaacaaaaaaaaaaaaaaactgagcTGTACTTATTCTCCACCCAATTCAAGTCCCTTCAAAAGCTCAACAACTTGGAGCTCCATCAATGGCAGACTTAGATCACCATAATCAAATGGCCGTTCCAATTCCCAAAGTCATCACTTTCCTGTCCTCCCTTTTGCAGAGGGTGTCGGAGTCCAATGATCAAAGCCATCAGCTTCATAGCGCGGCTAAAGTTTCAGCCTTTCATGGCTTGACAAAGCCCACCATTTCGATCCAAACCTACTTGGAGAGGATATTTAAGTACGCTAATTGCAGCCCCAGCTGCTTCGTCGTGGCTTATGTTTATCTTGATCGGCTCGCTCAGCGCCACCCTTCTTTGCCCATTGATTCCTTCAATGTTCATCGGCTTCTCATTACCAGTGTTCTTGTTTCCGCCAAGTTCTTGGATGACTTgtaagcatatatatatatatatatatatatttataatttattcaattgGGTTCTTATTATTCCTCGTCTACTTGATTTTCGGATTGAGTTCGGTTCGGAGTCTCGGGTTTTGGGTCTCGGGTTTCGATCCTTCTTATGTTAAAATGTTTgatagaatattaaatttttattttttttttctttgtttttataattttttttattttcaggtgTTACAATAATGCTTACTATGCGAAAGTGGGTGGAATAAGCAGGGTGGAGATGAACCTTCTTGAAATCGATTTCTTATTTGGTTTAGGGTTCCAACTTAACGTGACACCGAACACTTTTCACACTTACTGTTCTTATCTCCGACCGGAAGTGTTATCGACGCAATCCAATCTTCCGATccccataaaattttattccttTCCCGAAGATGAAGCGTCTCATCATAAACAATTGATAGCTTAAATCACATGAAATGATCGATTAGAAGCAATCGTGGCATGGCACAACGGCCTCTCCCTCGGCTTTGAGCTGGGGATGTGGACCTTTTTGGGCTTTAATGTGGGCTTTTTTTGGGCCCAAGAACCCACCCTAATTTTTGCCTCTCTTGTAGTTGGACATTTTTGCCCTCCATGTCTGTTGTGTAGAATTGTATTTTGGTTGTTTGTGAgtataaatattgtaatttttgtttaattcaatctatttgtgaaaatttaaatgttcgtattaaaaaagttttgagtaaattttaatatttatgaacacaataataaattatatttatttaccatataatttaaattaatttaaatatgtttttattaaatataattagttTAAGTAATTTGCATATACAATATAATACAGACTATAATATAGTTATAAGGCTAATtcataaactatatattatagagATATTAGAGCTACATACGATTAATGTcttacatatttatataattattattattctatatGTCTATtgacatatattttttctacTAGGGCTTGTTTTTGTCCTATGAATTAGTGGCGGAACGATATTCGCTGTCGCTCGAACGGCTGTATCCGCCGCCATTCCCGCCGCCTCCAGAGTTGCCATAGCCACTTCCGAACCCATATCCACTACTGTGGGCACCACCACCCCCGCTTCCATATCCCCATCCCGAGCCCGATCCCGATCCCGATCCAAATCCATATCCATAACCTTTTCCGAATCCGTTTGAGGATCGGCCCGAACCCGAGCCGTAACCCCAGCCACTCCCTGGGCTGGACCCCCAACCCCAATTATAGTTCCAATTAGGGCCATGGGAAGAGCCATAGCCGCCAGTGGGGTTCCCACCTCCATTTCCGTTGGGTCCCCAAGACATGCCGGGAAAGTTTAGCAGTTTCCGGCTATGATCGCGGCGGCTGACGGCGGAGGAAGCTGTGATGAATAAGAGGAGAAAGATGAGATGAAATGTTGATggttttttcatgtttttattgagagatttgaagaaattattaattctGGTTTACAGGTAGTGGTTGGGTTGTGGCATTTTATAGTGggacaatttatttatttattattatttattatttattatttattatttattatttatttattatttaatttttatttctttttgtgagTGCACGCCCATACTCCACAATTTTACCCTAAAAAGACATAATTAAACAACGTGTTTTTAGCATTAAAGGTATAAAGATGCCAaaacaactaattaaaaaaacaaatcgcTTTTTTATgaggaaattaaataatgaattaatttggataatatataaaaattaattttaatttacaaaatttaaaattacgtAACAacagttaatttttttttaaaaaaaatagaattacttacttttataattttttagtaatggtatttatcatattttatttcataaaaattaaagattttttctatttctatggGAACAAAATGAAGTAATGGGCATAAATATTAGAGAAAATTggaataatttctattttttggaaattccacaataaataaataaataaaatgctaAATCCTATGcccataaattaaatttaaatattttataggttactatattataaactagggaagaaaataaattcctTCATGACAGTGAAATTAACACCTCATTTTAAGCTAACCAAGTTCAATGGTGGTGGGCGCCATTGAGCTTTAACGGCCCATTCCAATGAAGCCACGTGGACCAAAGACGGAACAGAATTGGACCGTCACGGAATTTATTACACCCGCTTTTTTTTGGGTGAGGATAATTTGTGCCGTGATCTGCTGAGTGGAAAATACAGGTAATGACTTTGACTTCCACGTTCTTTGGTTGGACGGTTGTGATTCTCTTTAAATATTCAATCTCGCCACTCTATTATCTTGCCACGTGTATTCCACCACgtcgttttaaaaaaatattgttatttttccaTAGTGATGATTCTATTAGATGTGTGGCTATGATTCTTTTTATGCTCTAGAGTGGacaaaaatatctaaaaagtttattattttaattagatttttaccattttaattaAGGTTATAATACTatgttttaatataattatttgtttactgttaatatatttttttaaagggaATGGATAATTATTGTTTGGATCAAAGTATAAGAATTGGTTATGTTAATTGATGTTAACTACAGAGATAAAAGACCATAATTAAGCATAATTTAAGGTTTAGacatgtaattaatttttcttatccAAACATTTGTGACTTTACTTTATTTGAATGGAAAAAAACCCgccttttcaattatttaaatgctAGTGGATTATGTAATGATGAGTTTAACATGTTTTACGGTTTGATGTctcttcaaattaaaattttaaaattaagaccatataacttttatttaaaaaaaggtttgcaaaattaaagtttttgtaacggcctagatTCATaggtagcagatattgtcttctttggacttccccttaaggctttaaaacgcgtatgctaggggaaggtttccacacctgggacactagcagatattgtccggtTTCCACACCTGGgacactagcagatattgtctggtTTCCACACATGGaacactagcagatattgtcctctttgggtttccaTACCTGGgacactagcagatattgtcctctttgggtgatattgtcctctttgggtgatattatcctctttggatttcCATACCTAGgacactagcagatattgtcctctttgggtgatattgtcctctttgggtttccatatattgtcctctttgggtgatattgtcctctttgggtttccaTACCTGGgacactagcagatattgtcctctttgggcttccttcccaaccaatgtgagacatcataAGCACGTATTATAACTAGTTGAGTTATGATCATATTAGTTATCTGTGAATATGTACCCCTTCCACCCGAAGAAGAGATCCTAGTTCAGAATTTCAACTGAAAGGAATAGAGCACTGAAAATGTCGAGAATCTAGGGCACAAAAAAACACATGGCCAAGGTTGGGTGCCCTAATTAgttgaaaattattgttgtttaagGCCCCAAATCCATGTGGGTGTCCTCTAAATTCATCCACTTGAGCCATTTTCTAACCAACCCATTAAGTGGGGCCCATTTTGAGCCCTCCTTTTTTAATGGGCCCAAACTATTTGCATTTCAAAGGATAACTTTGAGCTCCACTATGGCCCAACAACAGCATTCCCTACTACTCTCTCTTAAAttcttctctatttattttattttatttcatttcatttcatttattaaattaaatatgtaatATGATGTTCTTATAGTCcaagataatttaatttaatttaatttaaaagaaaagtgaagaaGTAAtcagaatttattaaattttcattgataGACATAATGTAACAACAATAGAATTAAGACATGTTACAAATTACCACgctgaaagaaaaattaagtttCAACAGTTTATGCTAATCCAATCTGTGTATGCTTTTTCATaagttgaagaaaatcaaatagaaCTAAATACTAGTAGAAGTTAGATCCAACCTT
This genomic window from Cucurbita pepo subsp. pepo cultivar mu-cu-16 chromosome LG01, ASM280686v2, whole genome shotgun sequence contains:
- the LOC111789779 gene encoding cyclin-U4-1-like gives rise to the protein MADLDHHNQMAVPIPKVITFLSSLLQRVSESNDQSHQLHSAAKVSAFHGLTKPTISIQTYLERIFKYANCSPSCFVVAYVYLDRLAQRHPSLPIDSFNVHRLLITSVLVSAKFLDDLCYNNAYYAKVGGISRVEMNLLEIDFLFGLGFQLNVTPNTFHTYCSYLRPEVLSTQSNLPIPIKFYSFPEDEASHHKQLIA
- the LOC111807856 gene encoding putative glycine-rich cell wall structural protein 1 — translated: MKKPSTFHLIFLLLFITASSAVSRRDHSRKLLNFPGMSWGPNGNGGGNPTGGYGSSHGPNWNYNWGWGSSPGSGWGYGSGSGRSSNGFGKGYGYGFGSGSGSGSGWGYGSGGGGAHSSGYGFGSGYGNSGGGGNGGGYSRSSDSEYRSATNS